One region of Duncaniella freteri genomic DNA includes:
- the nqrC gene encoding NADH:ubiquinone reductase (Na(+)-transporting) subunit C, whose translation MNKQSNTYTMIYIIVLVVLVGTALAATSLALKGRQQENIDADKMSQILSAALITPAEGETATDFNRYITEQYVINAQGEKIEGAKAFDINVAAESKLPADRRQLPVYVCTTQDGTRKYILPVYGAGLWGPIWGYVAFNADGSTIYGAYFAHQGETPGLGAEIEKPMFSDQFKGKQVIKDGRFRPIAVVKAGQQPLDGEDYVDGISGGTITSKGVGSMLDNCLVPYRKFLQSLAD comes from the coding sequence ATGAATAAACAAAGCAACACCTATACCATGATCTATATAATAGTGCTCGTGGTGCTTGTAGGTACAGCCCTGGCCGCGACATCGCTTGCACTGAAAGGGCGTCAGCAAGAGAACATCGATGCTGACAAGATGAGCCAGATACTCTCTGCCGCGCTTATCACCCCTGCAGAGGGAGAGACTGCCACAGACTTCAACCGCTATATCACCGAACAGTACGTGATAAACGCCCAAGGGGAGAAGATCGAAGGCGCAAAGGCATTCGACATAAATGTCGCAGCCGAAAGCAAGCTGCCAGCCGACCGCCGACAGCTGCCGGTGTATGTATGCACCACTCAGGACGGAACTAGAAAATACATACTTCCGGTATATGGAGCAGGGCTTTGGGGCCCTATCTGGGGCTATGTGGCGTTCAATGCCGACGGCTCCACCATATACGGCGCATACTTCGCCCACCAGGGTGAGACCCCCGGTCTTGGAGCAGAGATCGAGAAGCCTATGTTCAGCGACCAGTTCAAGGGGAAACAGGTGATCAAGGACGGTCGTTTCCGCCCCATAGCCGTAGTCAAGGCAGGACAGCAGCCTCTTGACGGCGAGGACTATGTGGACGGCATATCAGGAGGCACCATCACCTCCAAGGGTGTCGGGTCCATGCTCGACAACTGCCTTGTGCCTTATCGCAAATTTCTCCAGTCATTAGCCGATTAA
- the guaD gene encoding guanine deaminase yields the protein MNTISSPSAITNGMPLKSVRGQMLSFKDDPFLKPASECYDHYQDGLIVIRDGKIIDAGDYSIVAPRYPQLNDIDTYSDALIMPGLIDCHTHYVQSPMLGSFGDTLLNWLNRYTYPTESMFRDKGVADEVARMFFRQLLEHGTTTANVFATTFETSVEAFFEESERYNTRMISGKVLQDRNLPDSLKDESTEGSILLSERLLNKWHRRGRQLYAIIPRFAPTSTPEQLRLAGELYRSNMDKGVYVHTHLDEAQSEIDWVRQLYPSHPNYTEVYGHFGLLGRRSIMAHCCIVQEDEWETLHRCGCGVAHCPSSNLFLGDGEFKYWEAKEKSRPIRFGIGTDVGAGTNFSVPRQLSEAYKVAMLHSHNLDALRSFYLATRGGAETLCLGDTIGSLAPGYEADIAVIDLKPSEYAEWRMRFSDDIFEKLFVIMTLGLDNINLATYVAGRKVYDRMRDRKFMYASETGR from the coding sequence ATGAACACCATATCATCACCATCCGCAATCACTAACGGCATGCCACTTAAAAGTGTAAGAGGACAGATGCTGTCGTTCAAAGACGATCCGTTCCTTAAGCCGGCTTCAGAATGCTACGACCATTACCAGGACGGACTGATTGTGATCAGAGACGGAAAAATCATCGATGCGGGAGACTACTCCATTGTCGCGCCAAGATATCCTCAGCTCAATGATATAGACACATACTCCGATGCCCTCATAATGCCTGGATTAATAGACTGCCACACTCACTATGTGCAGTCACCGATGCTCGGTTCATTCGGAGACACTCTGCTCAATTGGCTCAACCGTTACACCTATCCCACCGAATCGATGTTCAGGGACAAGGGGGTTGCCGACGAGGTGGCCCGCATGTTCTTCAGGCAGCTGCTTGAGCATGGCACCACCACAGCCAATGTGTTTGCCACAACATTCGAGACATCGGTGGAGGCGTTTTTCGAAGAATCGGAACGTTACAATACACGAATGATATCAGGGAAGGTGCTTCAGGACCGGAATCTACCCGACTCACTAAAGGATGAGTCGACCGAAGGATCGATACTCCTATCCGAAAGGCTTCTCAACAAATGGCACCGTCGAGGGCGTCAGCTCTATGCCATCATACCACGCTTCGCCCCTACTTCAACACCCGAACAACTTCGTCTCGCCGGAGAGCTATACCGGAGCAACATGGATAAGGGAGTATATGTGCATACACATCTTGACGAGGCTCAAAGCGAGATAGACTGGGTGAGACAGCTCTATCCGTCGCACCCTAACTACACTGAGGTGTACGGTCATTTCGGTCTTCTCGGCAGACGCTCGATAATGGCACACTGCTGCATAGTGCAGGAAGATGAATGGGAGACCCTGCACCGATGCGGATGCGGAGTGGCACACTGCCCTTCTTCCAATCTGTTTCTCGGAGACGGTGAATTCAAGTACTGGGAAGCCAAGGAGAAGTCCCGTCCGATACGTTTCGGAATCGGCACCGATGTGGGCGCAGGCACCAATTTCTCTGTACCACGCCAGCTCAGCGAAGCATACAAGGTGGCAATGCTGCATTCACACAACCTTGATGCGTTGAGAAGCTTCTATCTCGCCACACGCGGCGGAGCAGAGACTCTATGCCTCGGCGACACAATAGGCTCACTGGCTCCGGGATATGAAGCTGACATTGCTGTGATCGATCTGAAACCGTCGGAGTACGCGGAATGGCGCATGAGATTCTCAGACGACATATTCGAAAAACTATTCGTAATAATGACTCTGGGGCTCGATAACATTAACCTCGCCACCTATGTGGCAGGACGCAAGGTATACGACCGCATGCGGGACAGAAAATTCATGTATGCATCCGAAACCGGCAGATAA
- a CDS encoding NADH:ubiquinone reductase (Na(+)-transporting) subunit B, whose product MKALRNYLNRIKPNFEPGGKLHSFQSVFDGFETFLYTPNTTSTSGVNIHDSLDSKRIMIIVVLALMPCLLFGMYNTGYQNWLAAGATEFPFWQLMMYGFLAVLPRIVVAYVVGLGIEFAVAQWRREEIQEGFLVTGILIPLICPVETPLWMLAVATAFSVIFVKEVFGGTGYNVFNVALVTRAFLFFAYPAQMSGDKVFVSSGSILGLGYDLPDGFTGATPLGQIASFAGDKLELLNLRGDVISTWDAFIGLIPGSFGETSTLCILIGAAILLATGIASWRIMLSVVAGGLLMGWIANVFETSTYPASFLSPLDQLLYGGFAFAAVFMATDPVTAARTGAGKYIYGLLVGVMAVLIRTYNNGYPEGAMLAVLLANALAPLIDHCVVQANVSRRMRRLKERAKA is encoded by the coding sequence ATGAAAGCTTTAAGAAATTATCTGAACCGCATAAAGCCCAACTTTGAGCCCGGAGGCAAGCTCCACAGCTTCCAAAGTGTCTTTGACGGGTTTGAGACGTTCCTCTATACCCCCAACACGACATCGACCTCGGGCGTAAACATACATGACAGCCTCGACTCCAAGCGCATAATGATCATAGTGGTGCTCGCGCTTATGCCATGCCTGCTATTCGGCATGTACAATACAGGATATCAGAACTGGCTTGCAGCAGGTGCCACGGAGTTCCCCTTCTGGCAACTCATGATGTATGGTTTCCTCGCAGTGCTCCCGCGCATAGTTGTAGCCTACGTGGTGGGCCTCGGCATAGAATTCGCCGTAGCCCAGTGGAGGCGGGAAGAGATCCAGGAAGGGTTTCTTGTCACAGGCATCCTGATACCGCTCATATGTCCCGTAGAGACACCTCTGTGGATGCTCGCTGTAGCGACGGCATTCTCGGTGATATTCGTCAAAGAGGTGTTTGGCGGCACAGGCTACAATGTGTTCAATGTGGCACTTGTGACGCGAGCGTTCCTATTCTTTGCCTATCCGGCACAGATGAGCGGCGACAAGGTGTTTGTCAGCTCCGGTTCGATACTCGGACTGGGCTACGACCTGCCCGACGGATTCACCGGTGCTACTCCGCTCGGACAGATAGCCTCATTCGCAGGCGACAAGCTCGAACTGCTCAATCTCCGCGGCGATGTGATCTCGACATGGGACGCATTCATAGGGCTTATCCCGGGCTCGTTCGGAGAGACCTCGACCCTGTGCATCCTCATCGGCGCGGCGATACTTCTCGCCACAGGCATAGCATCATGGCGAATCATGCTGAGTGTGGTTGCCGGAGGACTGCTCATGGGATGGATAGCCAATGTGTTCGAGACCTCGACATATCCGGCGTCGTTCCTGTCACCACTTGACCAGCTTCTATACGGAGGCTTCGCCTTTGCCGCAGTGTTCATGGCAACAGATCCTGTCACAGCGGCAAGGACAGGAGCAGGGAAATACATATACGGACTTCTGGTGGGAGTGATGGCTGTGCTCATACGCACATACAACAACGGCTATCCAGAGGGAGCGATGCTCGCAGTGCTCCTTGCCAACGCCCTCGCGCCACTGATAGACCATTGTGTGGTGCAGGCAAATGTGTCACGCCGCATGCGCCGTCTCAAGGAACGCGCCAAAGCTTAG
- a CDS encoding GNAT family N-acetyltransferase, producing MKPTDSDITIRRVLPEDACQIADIYNYYVRETTVSFEVAVLSVEDMRGRIERILGEYPYFVAERGGEILGYCYAHEWKERPAYRRTFENTVYLRHGLTSHGVGRRLMETLIDACRDVGCHALIACITTENEGSRRFHRALGFREVSHFSEVGYKLGRYLDVTDMELLLGQPE from the coding sequence ATGAAACCGACAGATTCCGACATTACCATAAGGAGGGTTCTCCCCGAGGATGCATGTCAGATTGCTGACATATACAATTATTATGTAAGGGAGACCACAGTGTCATTCGAGGTGGCTGTCCTGAGCGTCGAAGATATGCGTGGACGCATCGAGCGTATATTAGGTGAATACCCTTATTTCGTTGCTGAGCGCGGGGGTGAGATACTCGGATATTGTTATGCCCATGAGTGGAAAGAGAGACCTGCCTACAGGCGCACGTTTGAGAACACTGTCTATCTGCGTCACGGATTGACATCCCATGGTGTGGGACGCAGGCTTATGGAGACTCTGATTGATGCATGCCGTGATGTGGGCTGTCATGCCCTCATAGCCTGCATAACCACCGAAAACGAGGGGAGCCGCCGTTTCCACCGGGCGCTCGGATTCAGGGAGGTGTCCCATTTTAGTGAGGTGGGCTACAAGCTCGGACGGTATCTTGACGTTACGGACATGGAACTCCTGCTCGGTCAGCCCGAGTGA
- the nqrE gene encoding NADH:ubiquinone reductase (Na(+)-transporting) subunit E: MENLNIFIRSIFVDNMIFAYFLGMCSFIAVSKNVKTAFGLGIAVTFMLVVTLPVNYLLENYVLRPGALVWLGEEYATVDLSFLSLIMFIAVIASMTQLVEMAVEKYSPALYSSLGIFLPLIAVNCAILGGSLFMQQRDFPSIWTAVCAGGGWGLGWLLAITAIAAIRERLAVYSNIPRPLRGVGITFIITALMGIAFMSFLGIKI; this comes from the coding sequence ATGGAAAATCTCAACATATTCATCAGGTCGATATTCGTCGACAATATGATATTCGCCTATTTCTTAGGCATGTGCTCGTTCATAGCAGTATCCAAGAACGTGAAGACAGCCTTCGGGCTCGGCATAGCTGTGACATTCATGCTCGTGGTGACCCTTCCGGTCAACTACCTGCTTGAGAACTATGTGCTCCGTCCCGGTGCATTGGTGTGGCTCGGCGAGGAATATGCAACAGTGGACCTCAGCTTCCTCTCTCTCATAATGTTCATAGCGGTGATCGCGTCGATGACACAGCTTGTAGAGATGGCAGTGGAGAAGTACAGCCCCGCGCTCTATTCGTCGCTCGGAATATTCCTACCCCTCATCGCCGTGAACTGCGCCATACTCGGAGGCTCACTGTTCATGCAGCAGCGTGACTTTCCGAGCATATGGACCGCAGTATGCGCCGGGGGCGGATGGGGGCTCGGATGGCTCCTTGCCATCACAGCCATAGCGGCGATACGCGAGCGTCTTGCCGTGTACTCCAACATCCCCCGCCCTCTCCGCGGCGTCGGCATAACATTCATAATCACCGCGCTGATGGGCATAGCGTTCATGAGCTTCCTCGGCATAAAGATCTAA
- a CDS encoding NADH:ubiquinone reductase (Na(+)-transporting) subunit D yields the protein MAEKIKNTDVLFNPFSKNNPVVVQVLGICSVLAVTAKLEPAIVMGISVIAVLAFANVIISLIRNTIPTNIRIIVQLVVVAGLVVIVDQVLKAYAYSASKQLSVFIGLIITNCILMGRLEAFAMGNKPWPSFLDGVGNGLGYAIILVIVGFFRELFGSGTLLGYQVIPQWCYDNGYVNNGLMILPPMALIVVACVIWVQRSINKDLQED from the coding sequence ATGGCAGAAAAGATAAAAAATACCGACGTACTGTTTAACCCTTTCTCAAAAAACAATCCCGTCGTGGTGCAGGTGCTCGGCATCTGCTCCGTACTTGCCGTCACCGCCAAGCTTGAGCCAGCGATAGTGATGGGCATATCAGTGATCGCCGTCCTGGCTTTCGCGAACGTGATCATCTCACTCATACGCAACACCATCCCCACCAACATACGCATCATAGTGCAGCTTGTGGTTGTGGCGGGGCTTGTGGTAATAGTCGACCAGGTGCTCAAGGCGTATGCCTACAGCGCGTCCAAGCAGCTTTCGGTGTTCATAGGTCTCATCATCACCAACTGCATACTCATGGGCAGGCTTGAGGCTTTCGCCATGGGCAACAAACCATGGCCGTCGTTCCTTGACGGCGTTGGCAACGGCCTAGGCTATGCGATAATCCTCGTGATAGTGGGGTTCTTCCGCGAGCTGTTCGGCTCGGGCACACTTCTGGGATATCAGGTGATACCACAGTGGTGCTACGACAACGGATATGTCAACAACGGACTGATGATCCTACCTCCGATGGCACTCATCGTCGTGGCTTGCGTCATCTGGGTACAACGCAGTATCAACAAAGATCTACAGGAGGACTAA
- the nqrF gene encoding NADH:ubiquinone reductase (Na(+)-transporting) subunit F, with protein sequence MLTILSGVSIFLIITLTLVIILLIAKKYLVHSGKVKVTINNDKVLEADSGKTLLSTFADHNIFLSSACGGKGSCGQCKCQVFTGGGDILPTEKVHFSRKQQQDHWRLGCQVKIKEDCSVGIPASALDVKEWECEVISNKNVATFIKEFIVALPEGAHMDFIPGSYAQIKIPTYEMDYDKDIDKSLIGDEYLPAWEKFGLFGLKCRNTETTVRAYSMANYPEEGDRIMLTVRIATPPFKPKPQTGFQDVMPGIASSYIFTLKPGDKVVMSGPYGDFHPIVDSKAEMMWIGGGAGMAPLRAQIMWLTKTLHTTDRVMNYFYGARALNEVFYLQDFLELEKEYPNFKFHLALDRPDPAADAAGVKYTPGFVHQVIYETYLKNHPDPEDIEYYMCGPGPMSAAVNKMLDDLGVDPESIHYDNFGG encoded by the coding sequence ATGCTAACGATACTGTCAGGCGTAAGCATATTCCTGATCATCACTCTCACTCTTGTGATAATCCTGCTTATAGCCAAGAAATATCTCGTACACTCGGGCAAGGTGAAGGTCACCATCAACAATGACAAGGTGCTTGAGGCCGATTCAGGCAAGACCCTACTGTCGACATTCGCTGACCACAACATATTCCTGTCGTCGGCCTGCGGAGGCAAGGGCAGCTGCGGTCAGTGCAAATGCCAGGTGTTCACCGGAGGGGGTGACATCCTCCCCACCGAGAAGGTACACTTCTCACGCAAGCAGCAGCAGGACCACTGGCGTCTGGGATGCCAGGTCAAGATCAAGGAGGACTGCTCTGTTGGGATACCTGCGTCAGCCCTTGATGTCAAGGAATGGGAATGTGAGGTCATCTCCAACAAGAATGTGGCAACATTCATCAAGGAGTTTATAGTAGCCCTACCCGAAGGCGCGCATATGGACTTCATACCCGGATCGTATGCCCAAATAAAGATCCCCACATATGAAATGGACTACGACAAGGATATCGACAAATCGCTCATCGGCGACGAGTATCTTCCTGCATGGGAGAAGTTCGGGCTATTCGGGCTGAAATGCCGCAATACCGAGACAACGGTACGCGCCTACTCGATGGCGAACTATCCCGAGGAGGGTGACAGGATAATGCTCACCGTACGCATCGCCACACCTCCGTTCAAACCGAAACCCCAGACGGGATTCCAGGATGTGATGCCCGGCATAGCGTCGAGCTACATATTCACTCTCAAACCCGGCGACAAGGTGGTGATGTCGGGTCCTTATGGTGACTTCCATCCCATAGTGGATTCCAAAGCCGAGATGATGTGGATAGGCGGCGGTGCCGGCATGGCTCCGTTGCGCGCCCAGATAATGTGGCTCACAAAGACCCTTCACACCACTGACCGTGTGATGAACTACTTCTACGGAGCCCGCGCTCTGAACGAGGTGTTCTACCTACAGGACTTCCTGGAGCTCGAAAAGGAATATCCCAACTTCAAATTCCATCTCGCCCTCGACCGTCCCGACCCTGCGGCTGATGCCGCAGGTGTAAAGTACACCCCCGGATTCGTGCATCAGGTGATCTATGAGACATATCTCAAGAACCATCCCGATCCGGAGGATATCGAGTACTATATGTGCGGACCCGGCCCGATGAGTGCCGCCGTCAACAAGATGCTTGATGACCTCGGGGTAGATCCGGAATCGATACATTACGATAATTTCGGAGGATAA
- the rpsT gene encoding 30S ribosomal protein S20, which yields MANHKSSLKRIRQTESRRLRNRYYAKTARNAVRNLRKLTDKAEAESAFRKIGAMLDRLASKNAISKNKAANLKSKLAKHIAKLAA from the coding sequence ATGGCAAATCATAAATCATCCTTAAAGAGAATCCGTCAGACTGAATCACGTCGTCTCCGCAATCGCTACTATGCAAAGACCGCCCGCAATGCCGTGCGCAATCTTCGCAAGTTGACTGATAAGGCAGAGGCTGAGTCAGCATTCCGCAAGATCGGTGCTATGCTTGACCGTCTCGCTTCCAAGAATGCTATCTCAAAGAACAAGGCAGCCAACCTCAAGAGCAAGCTTGCAAAGCATATCGCTAAGCTCGCAGCTTAA
- the recO gene encoding DNA repair protein RecO: protein MKLSFIALKSTRYSDSQSILTAYSRELGRVSMAVPAGKGKGASRIRALTMPLSILECETDVKPGREVMPIRQVRPVIVLGEVHTHPVKQMLAMFLAEVLSVVLRESVPDDRVYRYLESSISYLDSVHGGLVANFHICFLLHLGRLLGIEPDVSTYAPGMVIDLRDGIWRGSMPLHGEWLSPEESAAAVGMLRMTYSNMASFRLTREQRSRALDLVLRYYSLHVAPLSHIRSLEILRSMF from the coding sequence ATGAAACTGTCATTTATAGCCCTGAAATCAACTCGTTACAGCGATTCCCAAAGCATTCTCACGGCATATAGTCGTGAGCTCGGCAGGGTGTCTATGGCTGTGCCGGCTGGCAAAGGGAAAGGTGCTTCAAGGATCAGGGCTCTCACAATGCCGCTGAGCATACTGGAGTGTGAGACTGATGTCAAGCCCGGCAGAGAGGTGATGCCTATTCGCCAGGTGCGTCCGGTCATTGTGCTCGGCGAGGTTCACACCCATCCTGTAAAACAGATGCTCGCTATGTTTCTTGCCGAGGTGCTGTCAGTCGTTCTGCGCGAGAGTGTCCCTGACGATAGAGTCTACCGGTATCTGGAAAGCTCCATAAGTTATCTTGACTCTGTGCATGGCGGACTTGTTGCCAATTTTCATATCTGTTTTCTTCTCCATCTCGGGAGGCTTCTCGGCATAGAGCCTGATGTTTCCACCTATGCTCCTGGAATGGTGATTGACCTGCGTGACGGTATATGGCGTGGCTCCATGCCTCTTCATGGTGAGTGGCTATCTCCTGAGGAGTCCGCGGCGGCAGTGGGGATGTTGAGGATGACTTATTCCAACATGGCATCGTTCAGGCTGACACGAGAGCAACGTTCGCGCGCACTTGACCTCGTGTTGCGCTACTACAGTCTGCATGTCGCCCCGTTGAGCCATATCAGGTCGCTTGAGATTCTGAGATCGATGTTTTGA